Proteins found in one Cardiocondyla obscurior isolate alpha-2009 linkage group LG03, Cobs3.1, whole genome shotgun sequence genomic segment:
- the Dnc gene encoding 3',5'-cyclic-AMP phosphodiesterase isoform X15 — translation MVQLTSGEVETDKMDESARYFNYLRTLADLTALASIVAVQFKRMLNKELSHFSESSKSGNQISEYICSTFLDKQQELDLPSLRIEDAVAAAGSADARAAKKKDRAQRGPAAMSHISGVKRPLTHTNSFTGERVPLHGVETPHEEELGKLLSDIDKWGIDIFRIGELSNNRPLTCVAYTAFQSRDLLKSLAIPPKTFVTFMMTLEDHYVKDNPFHNSLHAADVTQSTHTLLNTPALESVFTPLEITAALFAASIHDVDHPGLTNQFLINSSSELALMYNDESVLENHHLAVAFKLLQNEGCDIFVNMTKKQRQTLRKMVIDMVLSTDMSKHMSLLADLKTMVETKKVAGSGVLLLDNYTDRIQVLENLVHCADLSNPTKPLALYRRWVGLLMEEFFLQGDREREQNMDISPMCDRHSATIEKSQVGFIDYIVHPLWETWADLVHPDAQEILDTLEENRDWYQSMIPPSPPSDEQPQPTTNESQQQQDRIHFQVTLEEGDETSEAVEGGDTGDGDGGGGGEFSSEDPGGETEENATEAGM, via the exons TTCAAGAGAATGCTGAACAAGGAGTTGTCGCATTTCTCGGAGTCGTCCAAGTCTGGGAACCAGATCTCGGAATACATCTGCAGCACCTTCCTTG aCAAGCAGCAGGAGCTAGATTTGCCGTCTTTGCGAATCGAGGATGCGGTTGCCGCAGCTGGTAGTGCGGACGCACGGGCGGCGAAGAAGAAGGACCGCGCACAAAGGGGTCCTGCCGCCATGTCGCATATCAGTGGTGTAAAACGGCCGTTGACACACACCAACAGTTTCACCGGGGAACGTGTGCCGCTCCACGGGGTGGAAACGCCACACGAGGAGGAGCTCGGCAAG TTGCTCTCGGACATCGACAAGTGGGGTATCGACATATTCAGGATAGGCGAGCTCAGCAACAATCGGCCCCTCACATGCGTGGCGTACACGGCCTTCCAGAGTCGAGATCTGCTCAAATCACTGGCGATACCACCCAAGACCTTCGTTACCTTTATGATGACTTTAGAGGATCATTACGTGAAGGATAATCCTTTCCACAATAGTCTCCACGCAGCTGATGTGACGCAATCTACTCACACTCTGCTCAACACGCCCGCACTCGAG TCCGTGTTCACACCGTTAGAGATTACCGCTGCGTTATTCGCGGCTTCCATCCACGATGTAGATCATCCTGGACTCACAAATCAGTTCCTCATTAACTCAA GCTCCGAACTCGCGTTGATGTATAACGACGAGTCGGTACTGGAGAATCATCACTTGGCGGTCGCGTTCAAGCTTCTGCAGAACGAAGGCTGCGACATATTCGTGAATATGACGAAGAAGCAGCGGCAGACGCTGCGGAAGATGGTCATCGACATGGTACTCTCGACGGACATGTCGAAGCATATGTCGCTGCTAGCCGATTTGAAAACCATGGTGGAGACGAAGAAGGTCGCTGGTTCCGGCGTTTTGTTGCTCGACAACTACACCGATCGTATCCAAGTATTGGAAAATCTGGTGCACTGTGCCGACTTGTCTAATCCGACGAAACCGTTGGCGCTTTATCGACGATGGGTGGGCTTACTGATGGAAGAGTTCTTTTTGCAAGGCGATCGCGAGCGAGAGCAGAACATGGATATCAGTCCGATGTGCGATCGGCACAGCGCGACGATCGAGAAGTCGCAAGTTGGCTTCATCGATTACATCGTGCACCCGCTCTGGGAAACTTGGGCGGATCTGGTGCATCCGGACGCACAAGAAATCTTGGACACCCTCGAGGAGAACCGCGATTGGTACCAGTCGATGATACCGCCGTCACCGCCGTCCGACGAGCAGCCGCAACCAACGACGAACGAGAGTCAGCAACAGCAAGATAGGATACATTTTCAAGTAACGTTGGAGGAAGGCGACGAAACCAGCGAGGCTGTAGAGGGTGGCGACACGGGAgacggcgacggtggcggcggcggcgagttCTCCAGCGAGGACCCGGGCGGTGAGACGGAGGAGAATGCTACGGAGGCTGGAATGTGA